From Salvelinus namaycush isolate Seneca chromosome 27, SaNama_1.0, whole genome shotgun sequence, the proteins below share one genomic window:
- the LOC120022019 gene encoding ATP-dependent DNA helicase Q4-like, whose protein sequence is MDRYNDVKILLKTWEQSFVQEHQRKPNKVDIDGAPEEAKKLYKEYRTLKQAKENSSNGHTDPTPTAQTPSSEKESDCWGTHLNRKSMPMASPKLTLTPKDRESLQASAQYFGMKLKSNLGPLTKERPVSLKKSFTPRRTPLKSWKDGQSPNPAAGAAGSDTLLSPLLKPANTRPHLLACPVQTGTEHPQQPFEPLPAFTPSKLWSPAAGASSSDRQAGSRAQQLRQTFTKRLSSVDSSWLERCQVFDEVGVAEKPVVGNLSLAVVSAVGSPQAKGGGVGEGENPGRAASSFVIPSMQNEGTTLLGERASKSTMPQALPFSDEQQPKIGCGVTSAAVPASLRSTGQRSSLGSGSGEGKDGETRPGLRGQAEGGTSEETAVGTTTAKKSRARARKGRVGRVEEEAEVSTQPPQQAEGDELRPEKKGTKKKGKKRQRDHDTDGVNPDDTEKEGAVKKRRRTKKVTEATADGRSPKKAPRARKKKAQTGDGNASEQGNGDVTEKEAVKQKPRVPQENLLGEVDEEDVKAARNRGSNTMRPKPTKNSDPNFVKINLKNKSHVKGYACRGAGLRKQLTMEKFQLKGERFGGPDSRFRGGRGRGGFRGGFGGSNRPGDTCFKCGGTGHWAMNCKGRVAAPVDSAAADEASAVEEPFELPTLEEVARATGTLRSEPRVAPPIVKEENEGLVEKQEDGGDEVLLNVIRPDYERLLPPPPMQPLYPLGEDGKVQAVPSEVNEALKDFGYKSFRPGQEQAIMRILSGLSTLVVLSTGMGKSLCYQLPAYLYAQRSNSITLVVSPLVSLMDDQLSGLPSKLKAAAIHSNMSKKQREVAIEKVKAGEVHVLLLSPEALVGGGHSGSGCLPPADQLPPVAFACIDEAHCVSEWSHNFRPCYLRLCKVLRDRLGVRCLLGLTATATLSTALDIAQNLGIADQDGVAVRSAAVPDNLQLSVSMDRDKDQALVCLLKGERFGSLESVIIYCTRREETTRISALLRTCLQGVLLKESNRTASQEADDNPVGKKKKALARKKIRKPLKWMAESYHAGMSSSERRRVQNNFMCGELRVVVATVAFGMGLDKSDVRGIVHYNMPKSFESYVQEIGRAGRDGEPAHCHLFLDPEGGDLHELRRHIYADTVDYYTVKKIVQKVFPPCRCRQIHQKQQDLARTQEEVADSEMMELMDTCDENPVETSEHTTETGQNTPVEQLEQAKVPTEDVSTFQPLDGEQKHPPESSVPFPQRGDGEHEEEEQTGGGDDWPTTRVCHTHERAIPMQDTVEALDITEEGLETLLCYLELHPQQWVELLHPTLSTCKMVCYNGPHQLRKLTKICPPVAVVLARKRLAGERVETCDSVDFDVVEVADTMGWQLGLVKRGLRQLQWATNRGVLVEFSNLSFYFRSYGDLTPDEMDRVCEFLHGRVVAQERTKLYQLKACFKAFRSVAYKSCSFCTDKLDESRSLKLKGLLGDYFDKRRELDLSRKFQEDKDGEDEEEVLLKCKMKDFEGQIRADIQSFLGNRSDEKFSGRAVARIFFGIGSPCYPAQTFGRDKRYWRKYIQFDFNEIIRFAIQEIIRFK, encoded by the exons ATGGATCGATACAATGATGTGAAGATTCTTCTGAAAACCTGGGAGCAGTCATTTGTTCAAGAACATCAAAGAAAGCCTAACAAG GTTGATATTGACGGAGCCCCAGAAGAGGCTAAAA AGCTCTACAAAGAATATCGAACACTCAAGCAAGCAAAAGAAAACAGCAGCAATGGGCATACAGACCCAACACCTACCGCACAGACTCCGTCATCTGAGAAG GAATCCGATTGCTGGGGCACTCACCTGAATCGTAAGAGCATGCCGATGGCTTCCCCCAAACTGACGCTGACGCCCAAGGACAGAGAGTCCCTCCAAGCCTCGGCCCAGTACTTTGGCATGAAGCTCAAGTCAAACCTGGGACCTCTAACAAAG GAGAGACCGGTTTCTCTGAAGAAGTCGTTCACGCCACGTCGAACACCTCTGAAGTCCTGGAAAGACGGCCAGAGCCCAAACCCTGCAGCTGGTGCTGCAGGCAGCGATACACTGTTATCCCCTCTGCTAAAGCCAGCCAACACACGTCCACACCTCCTGGCCTGTCCAGTGCAGACAGGGACAGAACACCCACAGCAGCCCTTTGAGCCATTGCCAGCCTTCACGCCCTCCAAGCTGTGGTCTCCTGCAGCGGGGGCATCctcatcagacagacaggcaggaagcCGGGCCCAGCAGCTCAGACAGACCTTCACCAAGAGGTTATCCTCTGTAGACAGCAGCTGGCTCGAGAGATGTCAGGTGTTTGACGAGGTGGGTGTCGCGGAGAAGCCGGTTGTGGGTAATTTGTCTCTCGCCGTGGTGTCGGCGGTAGGATCACCGCAGGCGAAAGGGGGAGGCGTTGGCGAGGGAGAGAACCCAGGACGTGCCGCCAGTTCCTTTGTCATACCTTCCATGCAGAACGAAGGGACAACTCTCCTGGGGGAGAGGGCTTCCAAGAGTACCATGCCACAGGCTCTGCCTTTTTCAGACGAGCAACAGCCCAAAATTGGTTGTGGCGTAACGTCTGCAGCAGTCCCAGCCAGTCTGCGGTCCACTGGACAACGCTCCTCATTAGGGTCTGGCTCCGGAGAAGGAAAGGATGGAGAAACCAGACCAGGTCTCAGAGGACAGGCCGAGGGCGGAACGTCAGAAGAGACAGCCGTCGGCACCACCACCGCCAAGAAATCTCGAGCAAGGGCCAGAAAGGGCCGGGTAGGAAGAgttgaagaggaggcggaggtgTCGACGCAGCCACCACAGCAGGCTGAGGGTGATGAGCTCAGGCCGGAGAAGAAAGGTACGAAGAAAAAGGGCAAAAAGAGGCAAAGGGACCACGACACAGATGGAGTGAACCCTGAcgacacagagaaagagggggCGGTGAAAAAGAGGAGGAGAACCAAAAAGGTTACAGAGGCTACAGCTGATGGCAGGAGTCCCAAAAAAGCCCCCAGAGCGAGGAAGAAGAAGGCTCAGACAGGTGATGGAAATGCTAGCGAGCAGGGGAATGGTGATGTCACAGAGAAGGAAGCAGTGAAGCAGAAACCAAGAGTTCCACAGGAGAACCTCCTAGGAGAGGTGGATGAGGAAGATGTCAAAGCTGCCAGGAACAGGGGGAGCAACACTATGAGACCTAA acccaccaagAACTCGGACCCGAACTTTGTAAAGATCAACCTGAAAAATAAGTCTCATGTCAAAGGATATGCATGTAGGGGCGCTGGCCTACGGAAGCAG TTGACCATGGAGAAGTTCCAACTAAAGGGGGAGAGGTTTGGAGGACCAGACTCGCGGTTTAGAGGGGGAAGAGGCAGAGGAGGGTTTAGAGGTGGCTTCGGAGGGTCCAATCGTCCAGGGGACACCTGCTTCAAGTGCGGAGGCACAGGACACTGGGCTATGAACTGCAAGggcagag TTGCTGCTCCAGTAGACAGTGCTGCTGCTGATGAGGCGTCTGCGGTTGAGGAGCCCTTCGAACTGCCAACCTTGGAAGAAGTTGCCCGGGCAACGGGAACTCTGCGTTCCGAGCCTCGGG TGGCACCCCCCATTGTTAAAGAGGAGAATGAGGGTCTGGTGGAGAAGCAGGAGGATGGTGGTGATGAGGTCTTGTTGAATGTGATCAGGCCAGATTACGAGCGCCTGCTCCCTCCGCCCCCCATGCAGCCCCTCTACCCCCTAGGGGAGGACGGCAAAGTACAAG CGGTGCCCTCTGAAGTTAATGAAGCACTTAAAGACTTTGGGTACAAGTCTTTCAGACCAGGGCAGGAACAGGCCATCATGAGAATTCTATCAG GTCTGTCCACGCTAGTGGTGCTCTCTACGGGCATGGGCAAGTCTCTGTGCTACCAGCTGCCTGCCTACCTCTATGCCCAGAGGTCTAACAGTATCACTCTAGTGGTGTCACCACTGGTGTCTCTTATGGATGATCAG CTTTCTGGACTCCCATCCAAGTTGAAAGCGGCTGCCATTCACTCCAATATGTCTAAAAAACAGAGAGAGGTTGCCATTGAGAAG gTTAAGGCAGGTGAGGTCCATGTCCTGCTCCTGTCCCCTGAGGCGTTGGTAGGTGGAGGTCACTCTGGCTCTGGCTGTCTTCCCCCAGCTGACCAGCTCCCCCCGGTGGCCTTCGCCTGTATCGACGAGGCCCACTGTGTCTCAGAGTGGTCACACAACTTTAGGCCCTGCTACCTGCGTCTCTGCAAG GTGTTGAGGGACCGTCTGGGCGTGCGTTGCCTGTTGGGTCTGACTGCCACCGCCACCCTGTCCACAGCCCTGGACATCGCTCAAAACCTGGGCATCGCTGACCAGGATGGTGTTGCTGTCCGCTCAGCCGCCGTGCCTGACAACCTGCAGCTGTCTGTCTCCATGGACCGAGACAAAGACCAG GCCCTGGTGTGTCTGCTGAAGGGAGAGCGGTTTGGGTCTCTGGAGTCCGTCATCATCTACTGCACCAGGAGAGAGGAGACGACCCGTATATCTGCCCTGCTCAGGACCTGCCTGCAGGGGGTGCTGTTGAAGGAGTCTAACCGTACAGCGAGTCAGGAGGCAGATGACAACCCTGTAGGGAAGAAGAAGAAAGCTTTGG CCAGGAAGAAGATCCGTAAGCCTCTGAAGTGGATGGCTGAGTCCTACCATGCCGGCATGTCGTCCTCTGAGCGCCGTCGCGTCCAGAACAACTTCATGTGTGGCGAGCTGCGCGTGGTGGTCGCCACGGTAGCCTTCGGCATGGGCCTGGACAAGTCGGACGTGCGCGGAATCGTGCACTACAACATGCCCAAGAGCTTTGAGAGCTACGTGCAGGAGATCGGGAGGGCAGGGAGAGACGGGGAACCGGCCCACTGTCATCTCTTCCTGGATCCTGAG GGAGGGGACCTGCATGAGTTGCGTAGGCACATCTATGCGGATACGGTGGACTACTATACTGTGAAGAAGATAGTGCAGAAGGTGTTTCCTCCCTGCAGGTGCAGACAGATCCACCAGAAACAGCAGGACCTAGCCAGG ACTCAGGAGGAGGTTGCCGACTCCGAGATGATGGAACTGATGGACACCTGTGATGAGAACCCAGTTGAAACATCGGAACACACAACGGAGACTGGTCAGAACACCCCCGTCGAGCAGTTGGAACAGGCCAAAGTTCCTACTGAGGATGTATCAACTTTTCAACCACTGGACGGGGAGCAGAAACACCCACCAGAGTCAAGTGTTCCATTTCCCCAGAGAGGGGATGGCGAACATGAAGAGGAGGAGCAGACAGGGGGAGGTGATGATTGGCCCACGACTAGGGTGTGTCACACCCATGAGAGGGCCATACCTATGCAGGACACTGTGGAAGCCCTGGACATCACTGAAGAAG GTTTGGAGACTCTGCTGTGCTACCTGGAGCTGcaccctcagcagtgggtagagCTGCTCCACCCCACCCTCTCCACCTGTAAGATGGTCTGTTACAACGGCCCGCATCAACTCCGCAAACTCACCAAAAT CTGCCCACCTGTTGCCGTAGTGTTAGCCCGGAAACGGCTGGCAGGGGAGCGAGTGGAGACCTGTGATTCGGTGGACTTTGATGTGGTGGAGGTGGCAGACACTATGGGCTGGCAGCTGGGTCTGGTGAAGAGAGGCCTCAGACAACTACAGTGGGCCACAAACAGAG GAGTCTTGGTGGAGTTCTCCAACCTGTCCTTCTACTTCCGTTCCTACGGTGACTTGACCCCGGATGAGATGGACCGGGTGTGTGAGTTCCTGCATGGCAGGGTGGTGGCCCAGGAGAGGACCAAACTGTACCAGCTCAAAGCCTGCTTCAAGGCCTTCCGCAG CGTCGCATACAAGAGCTGCAGTTTCTGCACGGACAAGCTGGACGAGAGCCGAAGCCTGAAGCTAAAAGGGCTTCTGGGGGATTACTTTGACAAGAGGAGAGAACTGGACCTGAGCAGGAAGTTCCAGGAGGACAAGGATGgcgaggacgaggaggaggtgTTGTTGAAATGCAAG
- the LOC120022643 gene encoding protein HGH1 homolog translates to MLSDVEAKELLSFLTLNTRPDVKGQATEYILGLSGNRDGCRYLQSKPDFLKALVTLTTDPSIAIVKDCYHSLINLSADETMHQPLVKDADFLPMLFKNLLDPEFMFADRICTILTNLSRHVKTCKEVFKAMQEQEIGLTQIVEIFCTEGYNKQVSLHYLGPLLSNLTQLPETRHFILDRERCVVQRLLPYVQYEASTIRRGGVIGTLRNCCFDHAHHEWLLSDTVDILPFLLLPLAGPEELSDEENEGLPVDLQYLPEDKKREEDPDIRKMLIETMILLTATKVGRQFLKAKNTYAIMREFHNWEKEPHVAAACEKFIQVLIGDEPEPGMENLLEVEIPEDMEVKLKDMDAKEQEQLEKEQEDLLNPDKPQQCAGIVRMM, encoded by the exons ATGCTGAGTGACGTGGAGGCAAAAGAGCTGCTGTCCTTCCTCACCCTGAACACCAGGCCGGACGTCAAGGGCCAGGCCACAGAGTACATTCTGGGCCTATCTGGCAACAGGGACGGCTGTCGCTACCTACAGTCAAAACCTGACTTCCTTAAAGCCCTGGTGACCCTCACCACCGACCCCTCTATCGCTATCGTCAAAGACTGTTACCACTCTCTCATCAACCTCTCGGCTGATGAGACCATGCACCAACCGCTGGTGAAGGACGCTGACTTTCTCCCTATGTTGTTTAAAAACCTCCTGGACCCAGAGTTTATGTTTGCAGACCGTATCTGTACGATCCTTACTAACCTGTCGCGGCACGTGAAGACGTGTAAAGAGGTGTTTAAGGCTATGCAGGAGCAGGAGATAGGTCTGACACAGATAGTGGAAATCTTCTGCACTGAGGGCTACAATAAGCAGGTGTCGCTCCATTACCTGGGCCCCCTCCTCTCCAACTTGACTCAGCTGCCGGAGACCAGACACTTTATCCTGGATAGGGAGAG GTGTGTAGTGCAGAGACTCCTTCCCTACGTACAATACGAGGCCTCCACAATCAGACGAGGGGGAGTCATTGGCACTCTGAGAAATTGTTGCTTTGACCATG CTCATCATGAGTGGTTGCTGAGTGATACAGTGGACATTCTGCCTTTCCTGTTGCTGCCTCTCGCTGGGCCTGAGGAACTGTCTGACGAGGAGAATGAAG GGTTACCCGTCGACCTCCAGTACTTGCCAGAGGACaagaaaagagaggaggatcCCGACATTCGCAAGATGCTCATTGAGACCATGATACTG CTGACTGCTACCAAAGTGGGCCGGCAGTTTCTGAAGGCCAAGAACACCTATGCCATCATGAGGGAGTTCCACAACTGGGAAAAGGAACCTCACGTAGCCGCTGCTTGTGAGAAGTTTATACAG gtgcTGATCGGGGACGAACCGGAGCCAGGCATGGAGAACTTGTTGGAGGTGGAGATTCCTGAGGATATGGAGGTGAAGCTCAAAGACATGGATGCCAAGGAGCAGGAGCAGTTGGAGAAGGAGCAGGAAGATCTGTTAAATCCAGACAAGCCCCAGCAGTGTGCAGGCATAGTGAGGATGATGTAG